A DNA window from Hordeum vulgare subsp. vulgare chromosome 1H, MorexV3_pseudomolecules_assembly, whole genome shotgun sequence contains the following coding sequences:
- the LOC123452436 gene encoding receptor-like protein EIX2, producing MSWFFLRSQSTMLALAVFLLLLTQTTAGWSKPDSWKTHGGGCIASEREALLSIKASITADPERLLSSWRGQDCCQWEGVRCSNMTGHVIELDLHARYIRSSLEGEISSSLKTVQHLQHLDLGGNYHLTGPLGRLPGFIGSLGNLRYLNLSALDFSGTVPHQLGNLSRLRYLDLSSYGLHSEDLSWLSQLSLLKHLDMSFVDLSAVIGWVDTVNMLSSLEVLRLKSCSLITTNHSIPRSNLTRLKILDLYRNSIEMQFDTISWVWGATSLKYLNLESNYIYGVFPAQLGNLTSLEVLQLRENRIKGMIPDTLTSLCSLRIFELTYNDVQGDVTEFIERLPKCSWSQLQELHLGHNNITGSLSDWIRHLSSLSTLDLSFNRLTGPLTTAIGTLSNLIYLNIGYNQMDGLITQEHFSKLTELQELHLSGNSFTMELNSDWIPPRRLLTLGLRSCYLGPRFPQWLKSQKKISSLYMSNASIADTMPDWFWTAFRKADVLDLSNNNISGTLPATLGQMDASFLDLSSNQFIGPVEQLPQYIRTLDLSRNSLSGALPLNVRGPSSIDSLLLFDNHFTGTIPASLCQMKSLTLLDIRNNMITGQFPRCSENVASSSGTVPPNTASPDSDSSSEISLSMSIRTLRLNNNSLSDEFPLILVQNCPELTFIDLGQNKFFGSIPPWIGEKLPQLKYLSLRSNMFSGYIPTQLRGLRYLQYLDLAHNNFSGTIPRSLLNMDGVTTTTEVAARDYPSSTSSDMATVDDGITVVDDAQYTGGGFEYAMITSIFVVTKGQGREYIGRFIDMVSLDLSCNHLTGNIPESIGPAAGLVNMNLSLNHLTGKIPESIGHMHSLESLDLSSNQLSGEIPSSLSDLTSLSYLNLSYNELSGRIPSGHQLDTLNPSDPASMYIGNAGLCGPPLQKSCPGNHTAESHFTGYIEVSEAMPFWFGLSVGFVVGLWVVFCSLLFKKTWRASYFRLFDEVCDKMYVLVVVNWARMCNQPPQIEEV from the coding sequence atgagctggtTCTTTCTGAGATCCCAATCCACCATGCTTGCACTTGCagtcttcctgctcctgctcacaCAAACCACAGCAGGATGGTCCAAACCTGATTCATGGAAGACGCATGGAGGAGGATGCATCGCAAGCGAGAGGGAGGCCCTTCTGTCCATCAAAGCCAGCATCACAGCCGACCCGGAGCGCCTCCTCTCCTCGTGGCGAGGGCAGGACTGCTGCCAGTGGGAGGGCGTCAGGTGCAGCAACATGACCGGCCATGTCATTGAGCTTGACCTTCATGCACGGTACATCCGGTCTTCCCTGGAAGGTGAGATCAGTTCTTCTCTGAAAACTGTCCAGCATCTGCAACACCTCGACCTTGGTGGGAACTACCATCTCACCGGGCCTTTAGGCCGTCTGCCAGGCTTCATAGGGTCTCTTGGCAACCTGCGGTACCTCAACCTCTCTGCCCTGGATTTTTCTGGCACGGTGCCCCATCAGCTTGGCAACCTCTCGAGGTTGCGATACCTTGATCTGAGCTCTTATGGTCTGCACTCAGAAGATCTCTCGTGGCTGTCACAGCTCTCTTTGCTCAAGCATCTTGACATGAGTTTTGTGGACCTCAGCGCCGTGATAGGCTGGGTTGACACAGTGAACATGCTGTCCTCTCTTGAGGTCCTCAGGCTAAAGTCATGTTCGCTTATTACCACAAACCACTCTATTCCTCGCTCGAACCTCACCAGGCTCAAGATCCTCGACCTCTATAGGAACTCCATCGAAATGCAGTTTGACACTATTAGCTGGGTTTGGGGCGCAACCAGCCTCAAATATCTCAACCTGGAGTCCAACTATATATATGGCGTGTTTCCTGCACAACTGGGAAACTTGACATCACTTGAAGTCCTTCAACTGAGGGAGAATCGTATAAAGGGAATGATACCAGACACACTGACCAGCCTTTGCAGCCTGAGAATATTTGAATTGACCTATAATGATGTTCAAGGGGACGTGACAGAGTTCATCGAGAGGTTACCGAAATGTTCATGGAGTCAGTTGCAGGAGCTGCATCTAGGCCACAATAACATAACTGGCTCGTTGTCAGATTGGATCAGACACCTTAGTAGCTTGAGCACTCTTGATCTCAGTTTCAACAGGCTTACAGGACCTCTGACCACTGCGATAGGCACGCTTTCTAACCTGATTTATCTGAACATAGGGTACAATCAGATGGATGGGCTCATCACTCAAGAGCACTTCTCCAAGCTTACAGAGTTGCAGGAGCTGCACTTATCTGGAAATTCCTTTACCATGGAGCTGAACTCTGACTGGATCCCTCCAAGGAGATTGCTCACACTAGGATTAAGATCATGCTATCTTGGGCCGAGATTTCCTCAGTGGCTCAAATCACAGAAGAAAATCTCCTCCCTTTATATGTCCAATGCCAGCATAGCTGATACCATGCCTGATTGGTTTTGGACTGCATTTAGAAAGGCTGACGTTTTGGACCTCTCAAACAATAACATCAGTGGCACATTACCAGCTACTCTTGGACAGATGGATGCCAGTTTCTTAGATCTAAGCTCGAATCAATTCATTGGTCCAGTAGAACAGCTGCCTCAGTATATAAGGACTTTAGATCTCTCAAGAAACTCCCTGTCAGGGGCTCTGCCATTAAATGTCAGAGGGCCATCATCCATAGACAGTTTGCTTCTATTTGACAACCATTTCACGGGCACTATCCCGGCATCGCTATGCCAAATGAAGTCACTAACATTGCTTGACATTAGAAACAATATGATAACAGGTCAGTTCCCTCGATGTTCAGAAAATGTGGCTTCAAGTTCAGGAACAGTGCCACCTAACACAGCCTCACCGGATAGTGATTCAAGCTCTGAGATATCATTGTCGATGTCAATTCGAACTCTGAGGCTAAACAACAATAGCCTCTCGGATGAATTCCCTTTGATATTAGTACAGAATTGCCCAGAACTGACTTTTATTGATCTTGGGCAAAACAAGTTCTTTGGAAGTATACCACCTTGGATTGGAGAGAAATTACCACAGCTGAAATATCTGAGCCTCAGGTCCAACATGTTTTCTGGCTATATACCTACCCAGCTTAGAGGACTCCGATATCTCCAATATTTGGACCTAGCACACAACAACTTCTCAGGTACTATACCTCGATCCCTGCTAAACATGGATGGCGTGACCACGACCACAGAAGTAGCAGCTCGGGATTACCCATCCAGCACTTCCAGCGACATGGCTACAGTAGATGATGGCATTACTGTAGTAGATGACGCCCAATATACTGGTGGTGGATTTGAGTACGCTATGATTACTAGCATATTTGTAGTCACAAAAGGGCAAGGTCGCGAATATATTGGTCGATTCATAGACATGGTGAGTCTTGATTTATCCTGCAATCATTTGACTGGAAATATCCCTGAAAGCATAGGTCCTGCAGCAGGTTTAGTGAACATGAATCTGTCTCTGAACCACTTGACTGGAAAAATCCCAGAGAGCATTGGCCACATGCACTCACTGGAATCACTTGACCTCTCGAGCAACCAACTCTCTGGCGAAATCCCTTCAAGCCTATCCGATCTAACATCACTGAGCTACCTGAACTTGTCCTACAACGAACTATCAGGAAGGATACCGTCGGGGCACCAGCTCGACACACTTAACCCTTCCGACCCCGCATCCATGTACATTGGCAACGCTGGCCTCTGCGGACCTCCTCTTCAGAAGAGCTGTCCGGGAAACCACACAGCAGAAAGCCACTTTACAGGGTATATAGAAGTATCCGAAGCGATGCCCTTCTGGTTCGGCCTAAGCGTGGGCTTCGTGGTTGGCCTCTGGGTGGTGTTCTGCTCCCTTCTCTTCAAGAAAACATGGAGGGCCTCATATTTCCGGCTCTTTGACGAGGTTTGTGATAAAATGTATGTGCTTGTGGTTGTGAATTGGGCGAGGATGTGCAACCAACCACCACAGATTGAGGAGGTTTAA